A section of the Gloeobacter violaceus PCC 7421 genome encodes:
- the mreD gene encoding rod shape-determining protein MreD gives MQPSLLRQSINAIGTLVSAVCALLALFAPVPGWAIAGIGVDWPLIWVICFSIRRAPLPAGIAGLAMGWAQDGLTIARPTHALGLALAAVLTARLEKQRFIQEDFISVALITFAMAVLSETCIAVQYSLMGVLPLAEIWSHHQSVALGSALISSLWAPIVYMPLRWWWREPVPLK, from the coding sequence ATGCAACCCTCTCTGCTCCGCCAATCTATTAACGCGATCGGCACCCTGGTCTCGGCCGTCTGCGCGCTGCTGGCGCTGTTTGCGCCGGTACCGGGGTGGGCGATCGCGGGCATCGGCGTCGATTGGCCGCTCATCTGGGTAATTTGTTTCAGTATCCGCCGGGCACCCCTGCCGGCGGGGATCGCGGGGCTGGCCATGGGCTGGGCGCAAGACGGCCTGACCATCGCCCGTCCCACCCACGCCCTGGGCCTCGCCCTCGCCGCGGTGCTCACCGCCCGCCTCGAAAAGCAGCGCTTCATCCAGGAGGACTTTATCTCGGTGGCCCTAATTACCTTCGCGATGGCCGTGCTCTCCGAGACCTGCATCGCGGTGCAGTATTCGCTGATGGGCGTGCTGCCCCTGGCTGAAATCTGGTCGCACCACCAGTCGGTGGCCCTCGGTTCGGCACTGATCAGCAGCCTGTGGGCACCGATCGTCTACATGCCTCTACGCTGGTGGTGGCGCGAGCCGGTTCCCTTAAAATAA
- the bchM gene encoding magnesium protoporphyrin IX methyltransferase: MNDKLIVRDYFNNTGFERWRRIYGDEAVNRIQHSIRVGHQRTCERVLEWLGDVHDQSICDAGCGLGSLSFPLAERGARVFATDISEKMILEARRRQKSRLPDSDNPRFEVLELEQIDGRYDTVVCLDVLIHYPLDQVEKMLAHLSNRAGEHLILTYAPKTLLFAALKKVGEFFPGANKTTRAYQHRSEDIEAILTRLGWKILRRAAIDDKFYFARLVMTARSASAVAA; encoded by the coding sequence ATGAATGACAAGCTGATTGTTCGCGACTATTTCAACAACACCGGTTTTGAGCGCTGGCGGCGCATCTACGGAGACGAGGCGGTCAACCGCATCCAGCATTCGATCCGTGTCGGCCACCAGCGCACTTGCGAGCGCGTACTCGAATGGCTGGGCGATGTGCATGACCAATCGATCTGCGATGCGGGCTGCGGATTGGGCAGCCTCAGCTTTCCGTTGGCCGAGCGCGGTGCCCGGGTATTCGCCACCGACATCTCCGAGAAGATGATCCTCGAAGCGCGCCGCAGGCAAAAGTCGCGGCTCCCCGACAGTGACAATCCCCGCTTCGAAGTGCTCGAACTGGAGCAAATCGACGGCCGCTACGACACCGTCGTCTGTCTGGACGTACTCATCCACTATCCCCTTGACCAGGTGGAGAAAATGCTCGCCCACCTGAGCAACCGGGCGGGCGAGCACCTCATCCTCACCTACGCCCCCAAAACCTTGCTGTTTGCTGCCCTCAAAAAAGTCGGCGAATTTTTTCCGGGGGCAAACAAGACCACCCGCGCCTACCAGCACCGCAGCGAGGACATCGAGGCGATCCTGACACGGTTGGGCTGGAAGATCCTCAGGCGGGCGGCCATCGACGACAAGTTTTATTTTGCCCGCCTGGTGATGACGGCGCGCTCCGCGTCTGCAGTGGCGGCATAA
- a CDS encoding Uma2 family endonuclease yields MVPNPLRWTTRDLGAMPDDGGWKRYEIIDGELLVTRAPHIRHQAAAGKLHVRLETWSEVTGLGSAFQAPGVIFSPTDAVIPDVVWIGRERLADGIDGAGHLTVAPELMVEILSPGELNEQRDKEVKLKLYSLHGVQEYWIVNWQLKTLEIYRRTDAQLQLAATLLRSDTLTSPLLPGFSTSIAQLFL; encoded by the coding sequence ATGGTTCCCAACCCCCTCCGCTGGACAACCCGAGATCTTGGTGCCATGCCCGACGATGGCGGTTGGAAACGCTACGAAATCATCGATGGAGAACTGTTGGTGACCCGCGCCCCCCATATTCGCCATCAGGCCGCAGCGGGCAAACTGCACGTTCGCCTGGAAACCTGGTCAGAGGTGACTGGTTTGGGGAGCGCTTTCCAGGCGCCAGGAGTGATTTTCTCCCCGACCGATGCAGTGATTCCTGATGTCGTTTGGATTGGCCGAGAGCGCCTCGCCGACGGCATCGATGGGGCAGGACATCTAACCGTTGCCCCTGAACTGATGGTCGAAATTCTCTCTCCCGGCGAACTCAACGAACAGCGGGACAAAGAAGTCAAACTCAAACTTTACTCCCTGCACGGGGTTCAGGAGTACTGGATTGTCAATTGGCAACTGAAAACCCTGGAAATTTATCGCCGCACAGACGCCCAGCTCCAACTCGCCGCCACTCTCCTCAGAAGCGATACCCTCACCTCACCCCTACTGCCGGGATTCAGCACCTCCATTGCTCAATTATTTCTGTGA
- a CDS encoding response regulator: MSAIRVVLVEDHDLTRAGMRMTLQQHDSVQVVGEAANGQDGLKLISKEKPDIAIVDIGLPDIDGIEVTRRLKAEDPEVRVLILTLRDNDQTVLAAFAAGADSYCMKDIGSADLFAALQTTREGHSWIDPSIARTVLGQIGSQPAAGTSTVQINAAEPEFTQILEASPLTERELEVLQLIVEGRSNQDIADQLYITVGTVKTHVRNILSKLCADDRTQAAVTALRAGLVR, from the coding sequence ATGTCCGCGATCCGCGTAGTTCTGGTAGAAGATCACGACCTCACCCGCGCCGGAATGCGCATGACGCTTCAGCAGCACGACAGCGTGCAGGTGGTGGGCGAGGCGGCGAACGGCCAAGACGGATTGAAGCTCATCTCCAAAGAAAAGCCCGACATCGCCATCGTTGATATTGGCCTGCCGGATATCGACGGTATCGAGGTGACCCGCCGCCTCAAAGCCGAAGACCCCGAGGTGCGGGTGCTGATTCTCACCCTGCGCGACAACGACCAGACGGTGCTTGCCGCCTTTGCCGCCGGGGCCGATTCGTACTGCATGAAGGACATCGGCTCGGCGGACCTATTCGCGGCTTTGCAGACCACCCGCGAGGGCCACTCCTGGATCGATCCATCCATCGCCCGCACGGTGCTGGGGCAGATCGGCAGCCAGCCCGCCGCTGGAACCAGTACTGTGCAGATCAATGCTGCCGAACCCGAGTTCACCCAGATCCTCGAAGCCTCGCCCCTGACTGAGCGCGAACTGGAGGTGCTGCAGCTGATTGTCGAGGGCCGCTCCAATCAGGATATTGCCGACCAGCTCTACATCACTGTAGGCACCGTCAAGACCCACGTGCGCAATATCCTCAGCAAGCTGTGCGCCGACGACCGCACCCAGGCGGCGGTGACCGCGCTACGCGCCGGGTTGGTGCGTTAG
- a CDS encoding helicase HerA domain-containing protein — MQERFPNQFPQPGAAKPIGTVVQGSLSEGLEVRLSPEVSVEEMRVGKFCVVYGRRTRFFSMLTDVTLGTASPKILMNPPAPEDDFLFEVLSGTSTFGTVQLTPMLMFETVNGQSELRPVKTIPSHFSQVHEATSYDFQMVFGSEENPDKKNFYVGMPLDMDVPVCLDLERFVERSNGIFGKSGTGKSFLTRLILSGVIKKNAAVNLIFDMHSEYGWEAAKEGKEASTVKGLRQLFPGHVQMYTLDPDSTRRRGVRDARELFISYDQIEVEDLSLIRGELNLSEASIENANILRHEFQRGWIGTLLSMSGGELQEFCESKGAHFGSTIALQRKLLRLQDLRYIKPVCPANYIGEILDHLAAGKNVVIEFGSQGSLLSYMLAANILTRRIHEAYVRKAELYLQTKKPTDKPRQLIITIEEAHKFLDPKTARQTIFGTIAREMRKYFVTLLVVDQRPSGIDNEVMSQLGTRITALLNDDKDIDAVFTGVSGGQTLRTVLAQLDPKQQALVLGYAVPMPVVVRTRSYDEQFYKEVGSPDPAEMGDEELFREAELANQDLGF, encoded by the coding sequence ATGCAGGAACGCTTTCCCAATCAGTTTCCACAACCGGGGGCGGCCAAGCCGATCGGCACTGTCGTGCAGGGATCGCTCAGCGAAGGGCTCGAAGTCCGGCTCAGCCCGGAGGTTTCCGTCGAAGAGATGCGCGTGGGCAAGTTCTGTGTCGTCTACGGGCGGCGGACGCGCTTTTTCTCGATGCTCACCGATGTTACCCTGGGCACCGCGAGCCCCAAGATTCTGATGAACCCCCCGGCCCCGGAGGACGATTTTCTTTTCGAGGTGCTCTCGGGTACGAGCACCTTCGGCACCGTGCAACTCACGCCGATGCTGATGTTCGAGACTGTGAACGGCCAATCGGAATTGCGGCCGGTCAAGACGATCCCTTCGCACTTTTCGCAGGTGCACGAGGCGACTTCCTACGATTTTCAAATGGTCTTCGGCTCCGAGGAAAACCCCGACAAGAAAAACTTTTACGTCGGGATGCCCCTCGACATGGACGTGCCGGTCTGTCTCGATCTGGAGCGCTTTGTCGAGCGCTCCAACGGCATCTTCGGCAAATCCGGCACCGGCAAATCGTTTCTGACCCGTCTGATTCTTTCTGGGGTGATCAAAAAAAACGCCGCCGTCAATTTGATCTTCGACATGCACTCGGAATACGGCTGGGAAGCAGCCAAGGAGGGTAAAGAAGCTTCCACCGTCAAGGGCTTGCGCCAGTTGTTTCCGGGCCACGTGCAAATGTACACCCTCGATCCGGATTCCACCCGCAGGCGCGGCGTGCGCGACGCGCGGGAGTTGTTTATTTCCTACGATCAGATTGAAGTCGAAGATCTGTCGCTCATTCGAGGGGAACTGAACCTCTCGGAGGCGAGTATCGAGAATGCGAATATCCTCCGCCACGAGTTTCAGCGCGGCTGGATCGGCACGCTCCTGTCGATGAGCGGCGGCGAGTTGCAGGAATTTTGCGAATCGAAAGGGGCGCACTTCGGTTCGACGATTGCCCTGCAGCGCAAGCTGCTCCGGTTGCAGGATTTGCGCTATATCAAGCCGGTGTGTCCGGCCAACTATATTGGCGAAATTCTCGATCATCTGGCGGCGGGCAAGAACGTCGTCATCGAGTTTGGTTCACAAGGATCGCTCCTCAGCTACATGCTCGCCGCCAATATCCTCACCCGCCGCATCCACGAAGCTTATGTGCGCAAGGCCGAACTCTATTTGCAGACCAAAAAGCCCACCGACAAACCGCGCCAGCTGATCATCACCATCGAGGAAGCCCACAAATTTTTGGACCCCAAGACCGCCCGCCAAACGATTTTCGGCACGATCGCCCGCGAGATGCGCAAGTACTTCGTGACGCTGCTGGTGGTCGATCAGCGCCCTTCAGGCATCGACAACGAGGTGATGAGTCAGTTGGGTACCCGGATCACCGCTCTATTGAATGACGACAAGGACATCGACGCGGTCTTCACCGGTGTTTCCGGCGGCCAGACCTTGCGCACGGTGCTCGCCCAACTCGACCCGAAGCAGCAGGCCCTTGTGCTTGGCTACGCCGTGCCGATGCCGGTGGTGGTGCGCACCCGCAGCTACGACGAGCAATTTTATAAAGAAGTCGGTTCTCCAGACCCGGCTGAGATGGGCGATGAGGAGCTGTTTCGGGAAGCGGAACTGGCCAATCAAGATCTGGGGTTTTAA
- a CDS encoding CGNR zinc finger domain-containing protein — translation MDVLCFELINSERHDHCGSGRSEDRLSDPDWLVRFLNRWGLAAVEAPDGGELESLVQLRHLLRRIVDAVAAGEPPAAADLDALNRVLQAAPTSRRLVCCGEEGYRLQLTPVCQDWPWVLAEIAASFAELLGTGNLRRIKICENPDCRWVFFDESKCCGKRWCDDGCANLMKVRRFRKRQRAEQTGA, via the coding sequence ATGGATGTCCTCTGTTTTGAGCTGATCAACAGCGAGCGGCACGACCACTGCGGCAGCGGGCGCAGCGAGGATCGGCTGAGCGATCCCGACTGGCTGGTGCGCTTTCTCAACCGCTGGGGCCTCGCGGCGGTCGAAGCTCCCGACGGCGGCGAACTGGAGTCGCTGGTACAGTTGAGACATCTGCTGCGGCGGATTGTCGATGCGGTTGCGGCGGGAGAGCCGCCGGCCGCCGCCGACCTCGATGCCCTCAATAGGGTGTTGCAGGCAGCCCCCACCAGCCGCCGGCTCGTCTGTTGCGGTGAGGAGGGCTACCGGCTGCAGTTGACGCCTGTCTGCCAGGATTGGCCCTGGGTCCTTGCCGAAATCGCCGCGTCATTTGCTGAACTGCTAGGCACGGGCAACCTGCGGCGCATCAAGATTTGCGAGAATCCCGATTGTCGCTGGGTCTTCTTCGACGAGAGCAAGTGTTGCGGCAAGCGCTGGTGTGATGACGGTTGCGCCAATTTGATGAAGGTGCGCCGTTTTCGCAAACGTCAGCGCGCCGAACAGACGGGCGCTTAA
- a CDS encoding (2Fe-2S) ferredoxin domain-containing protein — translation MSPVPIQIFACQNRTCRRDGSSAVLAALEGELACCGLSDQVELQATGCLSQCGNGPMLLVVQTATGRQIWYDRVRPEEMPLVVRRHLIEGKPVTDMLYRTKHPKRSFPEWSPLPPPWHTSP, via the coding sequence ATGTCGCCTGTTCCCATCCAGATTTTTGCCTGCCAGAATCGCACCTGCCGTCGCGACGGTAGTTCCGCGGTGCTCGCCGCGCTCGAAGGCGAACTGGCCTGCTGCGGGTTGAGCGACCAGGTGGAGTTGCAGGCCACCGGATGCCTCAGCCAGTGCGGCAACGGTCCGATGCTGCTGGTGGTGCAGACCGCCACCGGCCGGCAGATCTGGTACGACCGGGTGCGGCCGGAGGAAATGCCGCTGGTCGTCCGCCGACACCTTATCGAGGGCAAGCCGGTCACCGACATGCTCTACCGTACCAAGCATCCAAAGCGTTCTTTTCCGGAGTGGTCGCCCCTACCCCCCCCCTGGCATACCTCCCCTTGA